The Ptychodera flava strain L36383 chromosome 16, AS_Pfla_20210202, whole genome shotgun sequence region ATTCAGTATGCAAAAGTGCAAAGGATTATAATATTCTCAAAACCAAAATATCAACAGTAAGTAAATGTCAGTAGCATTTATACTAGCCATCACTTGGAAATccaaaacatatataatatttgaaCTACCTAAATATAAAATGAATTCAAAAGACCTTTGAAACCAGTCTCAAAGTATTCTGTTATATAATTTAACTACCCTGTTGGTACTCAAATTTATATACATCAAACGACATCAAACGAATCCAAATTGTATTCATTGATGTCCTGGAATATGTGAACACTTTTCCACATTCTGAATGTACAACATTGCAAGCTGTCAGCTCTACATCCTAATTTGGTAAGACAGACAACATGATTGATTGTGCATTCATCCAGTTTATAACTTACTCATTTTTGATCCCATGCTTTAGCAAGAAATACAGTAtaaagaaattcaaaatcaataaaacttTCTTCCCCACACCTATTGAAGTCTGCCTTTCTGGAATGGGgttactgtttttttttccaaataaaaattcggtTGCAGCCATTGCACTGTGGAAGTGAATAACAACAGCTATGGAGTCTAATATAAGTTAACATGTTCTACGTAGCCAGGGTAAGTGCTCATGGGAAGGCAAGCATCACACTATAAACACTACACTGGTAACATTTCATTACATGTAGGAAGTCTACTTGAATCAAGGAAAGACCCAGTACTTCATGTTATACACAGTATGAATAATATAGATATACAATGCCGCAGGATGAAATAATGCATCTTGTGATACTGTCGGCAAATACAGAAAGTAATTGCATCAAgatcaatcaaaatttttaatCATTGCCTTGCACTGGTTTTACATGAGCTGCATAAAGGAGTCTAACTCCCTCAAAATGATTTGTTCACTTTCCAAATTACATGAAACAAATTCTTCTATTTTCTGGGTAAGTTAAATACTCATTTGAATGTTAAAGCTCTCTTTTGTCATGAACAAGTGAACATCTGCTGATCAATTCCACATCATGTTCCTTTTCAAATCTACTTTAATCCAGTGGCTTTCAAGGTGATGAAAATTTTAGGAAGCAACTGTAAAGAGtatatttcaaactttttttaaacaaatttttcCAAGGGCTTCTTTGTTGTTATCACAGCCTTTTGTACAGTACACAGGCAATATATTGCAACAATGTAATGCCATCATAATAATGCATTATTATCTCAACTGTATACCACTGTTGCAACAATGGCAATTATATATAGTATCATTATTGCAATGATATACTAGTAACTTTTTTGTAACAATATATCACCATGAAAACAATGTAACACTTTTGTATCAATGTACAACATGATCTAAAATTGTTGCCACAATGTGATACTAGTActatggcaacaatgtatcaacATTGCCATGACATACTACAATAATACTGGAACAGATAGcattattttaacaatattgCAACAATGTAACACTATAATAACATTTATGTAGTGGCACTGCAACAATGTATCACTTTTGCAACAGTGAACCACTGTTGCCACAATGTAACACAACTGTAACAATGTTCCACTATTGCAACAAGTACCAATATTTATTGCACTGAAAGTGCACTGTTTGCTGTACCTCAGCAGCAATATCACGTATGGAAACATTGTATTGCTGTAACAACAATGTATAGCCATGACATCATAGATCATTTAACGGAAATTCAAAAAATCCTCAGTGTATGTAATTACGCCGGATGTCAAAAATATACTCTATTAGTTTGGTGAATTGAGAATTTGTTTTGACAGTTTCTGCATTCCATGAAAAATAGTCCAAGTTATTAGAAAATTAGTACTAATTTACCACTTCAAAATACAATTGCttacaaaattacatgtttctTTTAAGATGATAACTTACACAATCTGACACAACCATACACCTAACACTCAAACATGAAGCAAGTCACATTGCAGTTGGTATGGTTCTGAAGACGGCATCCAGTAAGAATTCATGAACTGAGTCCAAATGAGCTTCCCATGAGTTTTCTATGACAAAAACTACTATATCATTCATTTATAACTATGATAGAGTACTGCTTGCACATTATGTAAATGTATGATGCAAAGTGGTGCCATCTTTCATTCCTTTCTACAAGACACTAAAAACCCTGTAAAAATCTAAACTCTGACTGAATTTAAtgagaaatgaaaatgaaactagCCAACCAATCAATCTCTCATCTGCTACCTAGTGTACAAAAGAACCTTTTTAAATTTATAATAGACTTAATTTAAATCTCAAAACCTAATCGAATATCTTTGTTCTCAGTTCATTGCATATCATTTCAACACATTCACTATAATTTCATTTCAGCTCACTACTAAGGACTGTTTTGGCCaattttttgaaagagaatgcacAGGTTAGACTTATGCTAAATGCATTGTCATCTCAATATTCCATCCAATGATCTAAGCTGATTGTTTGCAAAAGTTTGCAATTTGTGGTTTACATCAAGTTGTAACCTGCATCAACCAAGCTTAATCCATACATGTACTTGGTTGTTCATAGCTGTACAAAAAGCATCCATTTAtagcttcaaaatttaaattaaatatttactAATCCCATTCTGACAATGTATTCCTCTAGGTCAGcacgttttttttttggtgaaaatttgaaCACTTTTGCTGCTGTACAAAACGATTATTCAatcaaataaatttttattCTAGTTCTTGAAGAACAGGTATTTAGGGAACTGTCTGCAAAATTTCTCCTCTAAGACATCAGCTCTTGTAGCTGGAAACTCTGAAAAGCAATCTTCCTATCCATGGATAAGTCAGCATTCCATGAAATATGATGGGACCATGGTAGgcaacttttaatatttcatatcaCATAATAAGTAGTGACAGCATGTACAGGTATCCAGCATTTCacttctacatgtatgaatagTATGTTAGTTGGTAGTAGGCCATATCTTAGAGCTTAGGACATTTTCTGTACTGGGTACAGTAGGCTCTCATACTGAGTATGAGGTTTACATAAAATAGGCACACAGCACTATGTTTTGCCTTGGCTCTTGGATATTGAGTGCTACCCTGATATAGTTCAGTACTttttgctaccagatttttgcACTGGTTTCTGGGTTCAAATACAAGGCAGCAATGGCCAGGCCTATAAAACATACTGTACATATTATGAAAGTACTTGCAAAGCTGGAGCTTAACTTTTTGACGCATCATGGACATTGTGCCTGAACTTATGCTTGTACCAGCTCAAATACTGGACACTTGCCTAAAACACTTGCAAGTGTCAGGCATCATAAACAGAAACTGCTTTTCAAGATTAATattataaaattgcaaaaaaattttACAGTTTCTACAGCTTCAACAAGAGCTTCATTCGTCTCAAAAAAAAGTGTTGCAGTTTAATCAAGACAGGATGATCAGGTGTCGATCATAATCACAAATCATATACAATGTGAGATGGTTCAAATCTCTGAATCACAAACTTTGTAAATGTAACTCTTCACTCCACTGTGACAGAGTCGTTGGATACCGAACCATTGTCTGTGACTGTGTTGGTCAGGGTTCTGTCTAAGATATCATGCATACCAGCATAGAGTTTGTGACTATCACTGCTGGACTCCAACTGCAGGACATCAATGCCAGCAACATCACTCAGATCATCATCATCCTCCTCGTCTTCATCATTGTATGGTGACATGGTGACCACATCATTCATCATGTGGATAGGAGACTCTGCTCCTGACACCTTGACTTTGGCTTTTATTCTCAACTGCATCACCTGTGATATAAACATTTTGAATAGGAAGCAAGAGTTGAGTTTCTGAAGACTgggaaaaacacaaaatattttgagataGTATGAACCTCACaactgaaagtttcaaaaaactTTGCTCAAAGAAACTTTAACCATTCTTtttaataatcaagaataaaaatcttggGTTACCCTGTAAATTCCAAAATTTAGAATGACAAATTAACTGGATGatgtattttaaattcaaaatggtcgccacaCCCATCATAATTCTACagcaaattaaattttcgattttcccaAAAACAAGAAAGTGAAATCTTCATTTTCTACGCAGACTTAAGAATTAGTTCACACAAGTTGCAGACCAGGAAAGtataataatattgtaaaaattttagtaTCCAACGAAGTATTCCCGAGGCGAATTCTACGTCAATACAGTTACCCTGTCAAATATGCTTTGCAATGGACCTAAATGCAAACCTTATTGAAATGAATTCACCAAAGATGATTGTCACAGGGTACCTTTCCAGAGTGTTCAATTTTAGCTGGACAAACAGACCTGCTAATCACTCTGATGAAGAATATCACAACATAGAAAGGAAATTCACTTCTGTGAACTTTCCTAGTTTTCAACAATAGCATGCTACATACTATTGAATCATTTTTGAATACTCAGCACTTGTTGGAACTACATattcaaaaactgaccaaaaacTTAAGGTTTTTTGAAATTAACCCAGCTATTCCAAATCTAATGCAAAATACTTCTTGTAGAGAACCTCATTATCATATTACTATGGAGACAGAAAATGGGATGACACCGAGCTTCTGTATCTTTCAAATAAGCAAGAAAGGATTCGTCACTGTACAAACTCACTTGTCGACATTAAATTTACTGACAGTTTCCAACATCATGTATCTATGACAGAGTCCCAACCCTAGTCAGACAATTCTGCACCTCctgaaaaatattcacaaaagttTCTCACCTCTGCTTGTAATTCTGTGATTCgatatttcaaacatttaatAGTTTCTTCTGTTTCTGAGTTGTTCAGTTGTCCCTTCGTCAGAATCTCTTGGTTCTGAAATTGTGATATTCATGTACTCTGATCAGAAACTGGGAGACTGTGAAGAACAGAGGACGGACAAAGATCATGATTGATGGGGTCCAGGGATAAAATTAGCAGTAAGTTTTCTAGGAATCAGATTGTGGCACAGTGGGTTAAGGGTAGGTTTCCATGAATAACGTTAGGGCGTAGCTTGAAAGTCTGTGCTTAGGGTAAGTTTTTCCATGGATTAAGTTAGGGTTTAATGGATCATTAGATTTGAGTCGGGAAAACTCTGAATTGCACCCTCAGAAATCAGTGTCACATTAAGATTTGACTTGTTCTTTAGAACTCTGCAGGTTGACCTATATGATGAAATGGAGTGCATGGCACGGCTGGCAGTTCTGTTTAGTGCAGTGTAGTGCTCATGAACCAGTGAATATAACAGTTGTATGTATTCCTGTGGCAAATGAAGTGCATTGAAAGGCTGGCAGTTATGTGTAGAGCAGCAGATCCTCTCATGAATCAGTGAATATCACCCTCTATGTATTCCTGTGGCAAACGGAGTGCATGGCAGTTATGTGTAAGGCATTGTAGTACTAATGAACTAGTGAATATAACAGTCATATGTTATCCTGTGACATGACTGTGTCATCTCTATGATTTCTTCCTCAGTGCAATTCAATCCAGCTAGGGTTCTATGTGTATATACACAAGATTGAAATTTATCTGGTGCCTCTAACCTGTatttcaatttcagattttatttgctgcaattcTACCAACTTGGCATTGGTTTCCGCTTCCCGCAACTTTGACGTTACTAAATCTTCTTGGCACTGTTTGCATGGAATGAGATGGTGTGAAAATCGTGTTGATACACAAGTCAGTGAAATGCTTACGCAGGACAATGCAAGACAATGTAGGTTACCGATGTTGCTGCACACTAAAGAATTGATTCAACAAAGGTGTCTATAAACCCTTTCTCCACCATAACTTGATCAAACCCTATTGTTATAAATGGTGATACTGGACCTACATACTGAGAAACAGGGGTGGACAGGTTAATGATTGGCTGTGCACGTACAAAGCCACACTTTGTTGTCAAACTTCTTTTAATTTGTTCCATTAGTATAGTGCTGATTATAGTATGTTACTAAATTAATATAGCAATGCATACCAGTGACTGCCTGCAGAATTGTGGATAAATTCTATCTATTCTGCATCTGTGTTTAATGCTGAAGGTTGAAGTCAGATTCCATGAAACGATTTTTATcttttcatcaatatatttatatCAACAAAGTATCATTTTTATCATTCCTGTATTaaatcataattttaaaatccTGTAACTTCTAAGTTTTGTGATAAATTCTGACAGATAGATATTTTCACAAATGAATATTATGATATATTTTGTAATTCACTGAGTCCTATTTTTTTGTGGTCGTTGAACATAAATGTATGCAAagccatatttttttcagatgacTTCATAGAGGAATGGGCTAATTCATTATAAAACTGCTCCACACTTTTGTCTGTGACTTtcaaaacatacaaacgaatAAGAACTTATCATGCATGCATGACTGGATTGAACAATATCTGGCTTCATTTTGAATTGGAATGATTTGTTGAGATCACTGTGAAACCAAACGGTTGACAATATCCTTGCCAAGTTCCTTTCACCTAACATGAAGAAACGTGCTACAGTTTCAGGCAGTGACTGAATTTTCTGCTTGAGAATTATTTTGACTCAACATAAAAGAGAACATTCATCTGACCTTGGCTTCTAAATTAGCAAGTCGTTTATTTGCTGAATTCATCTGTTGTTGTAACTCTTGTTCCCTGGCCAAGGCAGCTTCCAAGTCTGCTTTCAGATGAATTCTCTCTTCTTCACTTCTTCTAAGCTGATTACTACTCACTTGGTTCTGGAAAATTCAAAACCATCAGTCGTGAGAAGAAGTCTTAAACAAACTTAGTAAAACATTCACTTCTGTATTTTTATACAGAGAGACAATTTGACGATTCTTTTGTATAGAGTGACTCACCAAGGTTTCTAACTGCATGACTCTTTGTTTGGTTTCCTTCAGTGAAGCATAGGACTCCGCCTCTCTCAGTTTCAGTGTCATTAACTCATCTTGTAAAGCCCGGGACTCTACGTTATTCTTCTTTTGTACTTCATTTCTCCTGGATATCGTTCTCTGTAAATGTTTCTGGTgagggaaaacaaaagaaaaatacataGTTTTAGTCGTAGTTTTTGTTGGCAAAGTCTGTTTGCTATGGTTTTTTCATCAGAAAGATGTGaaactattatttttcatattaaagCCACTGTCAACGTAATCAGTGCTGACATCAATATCAACGGAGTTGATTATTCACAGACACAAAATCACCGTCTGCAATTCTCTTTATTGAGACCCATCCTGCGGTTAAGAATGTACAACATAGTCAGGAAGAtgacatttgcaacaaattgcaATGGGTGACTTCCTCAAGTAGCTGTGAGTTCATCATCTCCATTCATGTCAAGATACTTACATGCCAATGTTCATCAAGTTCAGATACTTTTTGCCTGAGTTCTTTAAGTGCAAGGTTAGCTTCAGCCTCTCGTAATTTGACAGCAATTAATTCTTCCTGTAATGACGCCACATTGTGTCCAGGTTCTTCAACAATCtctttatttttctgaaaatttaatattgagTTTCAATGTTACATTTGAGTCAGTACCTTTGGATGAATTCTCTACCCTACATAAATGTATATGTGGACATTGTCCAAATCATATTCTGGTTTGAAGGAACAACAGCTGTACCTTTTGATAATAGTTCCATCACTTTTTGTTCAATAAAATTAGTTTATTCTTTTTCTCCTAACGTAAGTTTAAATACAAAGTATTAGCATTGCAAATACGATGCATTGTGGACAAAAGgttatgttattgttgacaaataaattctagtctTCACTAAAATCCAATTTTCAACAGCGACATCAAAGATTATACAACAGACTGTGATGGCAAGTGGACAGCTTGgtattttgacataattttggcAGGCAAACTATATCTTACAGATAGAACAAAAACACTGGAAAAGACatcaaaagtgacagaaaatagaGCATAAGTTATCATTGCAGGAAGCTTTCATTAATTAATCCATTTAATCCTTCATTTGGATGAAGGATTAAATAAAAGGATATACTTCAAGTTGTTGTACAATTATTACACAGACTTTCATTAGACTTACCTGTTCAAGTTCTTCTATTTTCCTTTCTAACTCTCTCAATGTTGCTCTTGTTTCTGCCTCCCTCAACTTGACTGCGATCAGTTCTTCCTGTAATGCTAGAATGACAGAATCCGCCTCCTCCTGGGCTGCCTTGCTCAGAGGCGTCTTCGGCTGAAAGGGAAAATCAAAGTTAAGTTTTATTGACTGTCTTCTTGTGATTTGCACAATATCATGGAAAattacagctacatgtatttttatGAATCATGACTGCTTATTTCATGGTGAAATTTCCAAATACAACATTCAACATGCCACTGATGATATGCATAAGTGCACATCAACACCAAGGTGTGAAATTTAACCAACAGGCACTGTAACTTTAAAGTATGATTAACCATCATCAGTATGCAACTCATGAACCTGTTTCaatcaatttaagaatttatgttttgaattgtaaaattttcaattgtcaTAAAAACATTCTTGAGTCAGTGGCAGATCAAGTTAGGTCAGAGGATACAATACTATCACTTCAAATCCTTTGTGAATCATAAAAGCCTGtaacattgttttcatttgaaaccCAAGAATAAGTTCACATTgttcttttttcatttctgttttctCATTTCATAAAGGCAATATTTTAAGGCATGAATTCTATACCGGTATATGATGTCAATTATTAATGATTTTCCCGTTCATTACAAACACTAAATCAAAtccatatttcaaaaagtaTTCATAATTACTGACACTATTCCAAAATCCTGAAAACCCATTTCATATCATGATTCAATACACTGTCACATCCCATGATGCAACATCAGTTACATCCCACGATGCAATACCACCATCACATCTCATAATGCAACTCCACTATCACATCCTATGATGAAATACCACTATCACGACCCATGATGCAAAACCACTCTCACATCCCATGATGCAATACCACTCTCACATCCCATGATGCAACACCACTCTCACATCCCATGATGCAACACCACTCTCACATCCCATAATTTCTCACCTTTTCTTGCAGTGATGCAATCACTTCTTGAGCTGCCTGCAGCTTCTGATTGGTTTCGACTTCACTCTGTCTGAGATTTGACAACTGTTTCCTGATTCCTTGTTTCTCTTCCTCGTTCTGAGCCCGGATAACCTGTCCCTGGATCAGCCTATCTGCTAGTGCAGAACTCTCTTTTTCTAGAACTTCAATTCTCTGCCTCAGCAAGCGATTTTCTGTTCTCAGTCTCTGCAACATTAAAATGATTGGAATACATCTGAATCATTTGTCTtccaaacaaatattatttttcttgaatCCTGTTTTACTAATACTTGTAATTATTCACACCAAAAATAAAGCAGTAAACTCATGAGGTTTATAAGATAATATATATTAGAAAAATGATAAAGGTcaacaaaaaagcaaaacacaTTGAATCTGAGTCTAAGGATGACTACATATGCAGTtacgaaagtttcattgaaatatGATAATTCTTGTAGAATATAAAAACAAACTTACTCTCATCTCAATCTGCTcttctgtttcctttgttttGATTGCAAGATATTCTTTTTCTAACCTGGAATGTCAGAGAAAATTATTCCTCTTGTCCTCTGGCTTTTAATGGTTGATGACAGAGACTAGGTACTGAATTTGTAGACTGACAATAAATTCTGGACAGCGCTGACATAAAAAGATCTAAACTTTTGACATCAGACTGATGTGACACGTTTTATCGATTTCTCTTGTgataaaataattgcatcagAGACAAGAGTTGTACATAAAATGTCAGTCTCTTGGTGCTTTGACCAGCAAAGTACAATGAATTACATTACGTATAAAAACTTATCAAACTGACTTTCTCTGAATTCAAAAGTGATTTCTATTCTATACCATAAACCTGGAAAGGgaaaaagttttttgaaaactttctaTGCCTTATATCAAACAAAGAATTCCTTGTATGTACCTAACAGTTCATGTGACTATGTTACTTTGGAATTTCCAATAACTCAAATTGTCATCTTGAGGGAAACTGTGGCTCTATTTAACCATAAAATATCCATAATGTAACTTTCTATGACAGGTGAATTACCTGCAAATGGCACCTTATTACATACAGATTGGTTTCAGGTTCAAAACTTCCTACACGTAGTATAGAAACTATGATTCATTGATTCAAATTCAAGACTAGCCATCACAAATGCCCTAGCATTTGCAATTCACCGAATCAATGAAGATAAATGTTCAGATATTAAATTAGGAATCTTGAAAATGACTGCTGAAGAAAGGATAAATCGTGATGCAATATTTCTTGGCCATGAATATACAAGGTACTTGGGCAGAAGGTAACGAGCACTTGTACTCAGTTGGGGATTACAGTGTCACAGAATAATCATTTGCCATTGCTTACAATGTAGGATTAACAAGAAAACCTACCTTTTCATTTTCTTGGAATTGAATTTGGTCTGAAAGGCTAAGTTCATCAGATAATCTCTGTCCTGGTTGTATTTGTTTGGTATATctctttgaaaaaactgaacaGGTATGAAAAAGACAATTGATGTATTTGTTTGGTATATctctttgaaaaaactgaacaGGTATAAAAAAAGACAATTGATGTATTTGTTTGGTATATctctttgaaaaaactgaacaGGTATAAAAAAAGACAATGGATGACACATAGTTAGATACATTCAGTACAATATAAGTATTATTCTCAGtcacatgtacagtatgtgtgAAGGCAGTTACTGTTACTGTACTAAATTTTAAAGAGGATGATGCTGTGCCATAACCATTTGGATTGAGGTAGATTGATAGCCAGAAATCAACTCAAATGTTACAGGTAGTTTaaaccttttcctgccagacagtaataactgtatcacttcccatcagcaaagtcagtaaaatgtggtattgagccaaaatgacatattttcacccacttggctggtatgttatagcatctttagtccaaaaaaaaacaagtttacagtatttatgttttcaacagccttcaaatgtacagtattatgttaaaatacatcatatggaatatgttgtgtttcattaattttaaccatcttgacctggtggtgaaatatggacttggcaggaaaagggttaatagatCTAAGAGATCTAAGGCTGACTTTATAAAGGCTCTGTCAGAACTGCTGTACTTGTGAATTGCAGACAAACAGCAGAGAAATTGCATCAGAACTGGCTTATCGATTGACGGTAATTGTGAATATCATTGTCAAATGTACCAAAGCGTCAACAGCATACATCATGTATACCATTTTTGTATCAGCAAATTCAGGATAGCCTGCTTTTTACtgtttattcagaatatttcaaACAAATCTGTGCCTTATTACTGGTGATTCTCTCTCTTTATATAGACCTGATTACataaaaagaataaattttTCCAACGATAACTTCTAATTTCATCTTACCAAAGAGAATTCCTGTGAGTAAAGAGAAAGTGACTGTGTAAGCTGACTCTGACGTTGGTTCTGTCCCCCACAGGAGTGTACAAATCATGTTAAATGAACTTACAGTACTACAGTACATTaaacacccttcatatctgtcCTTACACAAGGACATACCGGTATGGCTTACCTTAAGCATACCCTCCATATCTAACTGGACAAGACTCTGTGCATTGTCTTCTAAGATTGCCAACCCAACACGGAAGATTGTTTCCATCCCCTGTTGgtataaaaaattacataaattatgaTATTCATGAAAACTTGCACGTATGTATTGAGGCTGTCAGTGAATTGACACAGAGTTGTGTTCTAAGATATGATACTATCAGCTATGTGTACATATATCTCATATTGCAGTTGTTTGATGAAATTAtagactttaattttttttgctgAAAGCTATTACAGAATAGTGAACAATGTCAGGGAAGAAATTGTTAAAAGCAAACCGATGAAAGGTTGGATAATATTTTAACTAGCCTAGAAGCAGTTGGCATGATTTCAGATATTCTCAACAACtgaaaagcaaataaaaaatgtctGTCACAATACCACTGTTCAACCGATACTTTTACTAACTACTAAATCATACTAAAAACTACAcctcttttgataattttgagtaTTTCTAACCACAAAAAATTCAGCATGGTCACTTTGACTGTTCGGAAATACCTCAGCTTTGCTCTACTTGtgtaatcaaagtgagacttgagtggacaccgtgggtcatcagtatgtattagggagatggtgcacagtggcaaagaatgtgaaattttcagaagagttactttcagaatgtgcttaggaatacaattcagaataacattcagacactcactatgtgagataatttctgtatattccagaagagtgctttcagaatgtgctttggaaaacaattcagaataatat contains the following coding sequences:
- the LOC139114587 gene encoding ecotropic viral integration site 5 protein homolog isoform X2; the protein is MATIAVITGETEEELLAKLEEQNRLLEQDAKSMKSLSASESSRRGSDSSLKSTGSIASHLSNNCELAEDSWVVWGRIVNDWEDVCKKKSKFVKDLVRRGIPHHFRGIVWQLLCNAHNSPTKEQYVDYIKMTSPCEKAIRRDIARTYPEHEFFKEKDGPGQEVLFNVMKAYSLHDREVGYCQGCGFIVGLLLMQMPEEEAFCVLVKLMQDYRLRELFKPSMAELGLCMFQLENLIQENLPDLYIHFQTQSFYTSMYASSWFLTLFTTSFSLSLACRIMDIFISEGMETIFRVGLAILEDNAQSLVQLDMEGMLKFFQRDIPNKYNQDRDYLMNLAFQTKFNSKKMKRLEKEYLAIKTKETEEQIEMRRLRTENRLLRQRIEVLEKESSALADRLIQGQVIRAQNEEEKQGIRKQLSNLRQSEVETNQKLQAAQEVIASLQEKPKTPLSKAAQEEADSVILALQEELIAVKLREAETRATLRELERKIEELEQKNKEIVEEPGHNVASLQEELIAVKLREAEANLALKELRQKVSELDEHWHKHLQRTISRRNEVQKKNNVESRALQDELMTLKLREAESYASLKETKQRVMQLETLNQVSSNQLRRSEEERIHLKADLEAALAREQELQQQMNSANKRLANLEAKNQEILTKGQLNNSETEETIKCLKYRITELQAEVMQLRIKAKVKVSGAESPIHMMNDVVTMSPYNDEDEEDDDDLSDVAGIDVLQLESSSDSHKLYAGMHDILDRTLTNTVTDNGSVSNDSVTVE
- the LOC139114587 gene encoding ecotropic viral integration site 5 protein homolog isoform X1, with translation MATIAVITGETEEELLAKLEEQNRLLEQDAKSMKSLSASESSRRGSDSSLKSTGSIASHLSNNCELAEDSWVVWGRIVNDWEDVCKKKSKFVKDLVRRGIPHHFRGIVWQLLCNAHNSPTKEQYVDYIKMTSPCEKAIRRDIARTYPEHEFFKEKDGPGQEVLFNVMKAYSLHDREVGYCQGCGFIVGLLLMQMPEEEAFCVLVKLMQDYRLRELFKPSMAELGLCMFQLENLIQENLPDLYIHFQTQSFYTSMYASSWFLTLFTTSFSLSLACRIMDIFISEGMETIFRVGLAILEDNAQSLVQLDMEGMLKFFQRDIPNKYNQDRDYLMNLAFQTKFNSKKMKRLEKEYLAIKTKETEEQIEMRRLRTENRLLRQRIEVLEKESSALADRLIQGQVIRAQNEEEKQGIRKQLSNLRQSEVETNQKLQAAQEVIASLQEKPKTPLSKAAQEEADSVILALQEELIAVKLREAETRATLRELERKIEELEQKNKEIVEEPGHNVASLQEELIAVKLREAEANLALKELRQKVSELDEHWHKHLQRTISRRNEVQKKNNVESRALQDELMTLKLREAESYASLKETKQRVMQLETLNQVSSNQLRRSEEERIHLKADLEAALAREQELQQQMNSANKRLANLEAKCQEDLVTSKLREAETNAKLVELQQIKSEIEIQNQEILTKGQLNNSETEETIKCLKYRITELQAEVMQLRIKAKVKVSGAESPIHMMNDVVTMSPYNDEDEEDDDDLSDVAGIDVLQLESSSDSHKLYAGMHDILDRTLTNTVTDNGSVSNDSVTVE